In Desulfoferula mesophila, the genomic window TTCGACCCCGACGATCCCCGAAGCTGCGCCCTGCCCCCGGCCCATTGACCTCGGACCCCGCTGCCTCTAAGCTGTAGCGGTTGCCAGATACCGGGAGGTACTCCGATGATTAGGGCATGGTGCGGGGCGATTTTAGTGGGGCTGATGTGCCTGGCGGCCGTCCCGGCGCCGGGGGAGGAGCCCCGGCTCACCCTGGGCGAGGCGCTGGCCGTGGCCCTGGAGCAGAACCCCACCCTGGAGACCTATCGCCAGGAAGTGGCCCAGGCCGAGGGGCGCCTGACCCAGAGCAGCTCCCGCTGGTGGCCCCAGCTCTCCGGCGAGGCGGGCTACAGCCGCAACTACAGCGAAAACCGGCGCACCGCCTATTTGGAAGGCTCCAACAGCGACCAATACAACTACTACTCCACCGAGCTGGCCCTGACCCAAAAGATCTACGATTTCGGCCGCACCGGAGGCACGGTGGAGGCCAGCCGCCAGGAGCTCTCGGCCACCCGCCACGACCTGGTAACCCAGCGGGAAAAGGTGCTCCTGGAGGTGAAGGCCCAGTACTTCGAGGTGCTCAAGAACCAGCACCTGGTCACGGTGGCCCAAAAGACCCTGGCCTCCCAGGCCAAGCACGTGGAGCAGGCCAAGGGTTATTACAGCACCGGGCTGAGGCCCAAGATCGACGTGACCCGGGCCCAGGTGGACCTGGCCAACGCCCGCCTGGCCCTGATCAGCGCCCAATACAACCGCCGCCGGGCCCGGGTGGCCCTGGAAAAGGTGATGGGCAAGCGTCCCTATCCGGGCGACTACACCCTGGCCGACATTCAGAACAGCCCTCCCCTGCCCCCCGACCTGCCGCCCCTGGTGGCCGAGGCCCTCAAGCAAAGGCCCGAGACGGCCAGCCTGCAAGCGGGGATCCAGGCCGCCCAGGGACGCCTCACCTCGGCCCGGGGCGGCTATTGGCCCAGCCTGGACGCGGGGGCCGACTACGGGCTGTCCAACACCGACTTTCCCCTGGACAACGGCTGGAGCGCCGGGATGTTCCTTACCTGGCCCTTGTTCTCGGGCTTTCTCACCCAGGGCCAGGTGAGCGAATACCAGGCCCAGGTGCGCCAGCGCCAGGCCCAGTACAAGGAGCTGGAGCTGACCATCTCCCAGCAGGTGGAGGAGGCCTGGCTGGTGCTTAGGGAATCGGCCGAGCGCATCGATGTGGCCGAGGTCGCCCGCCTAAACGCGGAGGAGAACTTCCGCCTGGCCCAGGGGCGCTACGAGGCCGGGGTGGGCGACGCCATCGAGTTCACCGACGCCCAGGTGAGCCTGTTCGACGCCCGCAGCGCGGTGGTCCGGGCCCGCTACGACTATTTGCAGGCCTTCGCCGCCCTGGAGCGGGCCATCGGGCGGCCCTTGGCCGGGAGCCGGGTCGCTTCGCGCTAGATACCGGCTTCAGGCGCGGGGCTTACCGGGGGCCGGGGTTGGCGGGGGGTTCCGCCGGCGCGCTGTGGGCGACACCAGGTTGTGGCGCGAGTTGCTGCGCACCTGGGTGGGCCGGAGGGTCGTCTCTTCACCGGGCTTTAGATCCACCTCATAGGTCTGGTCCACCAGCACGGTGGTGATGGGCCAATAGGTCCAGCCGCTGCGCACCCCCACGCTGGCCTGCACGATAAGGCGCAGGGTGTGCGCCCCCGGCGGGACCAGAAAAACCGTGTCGCGCACCAGGCGAGGGGTGCGAATCTCTTTGAGCGATTGGGGCGGCTGGGGCCTGAGCGGCACGTTGCGCCCGTCCTGGGCCAAATACAGGCCCCAGTCCCAACTGGTGTAGGGGGTGGTGTCGTCAAAGGGGGTGAACAGGCTGCGGTCCTCAGCCAGATCCACCAGCACCCGCACCCGCGCCGGGTCGGGGCCGGGATCCACGGTGCCCAAGTCGGCGCAGGCCGCGCCCAGGGCCAGGAGCGACAGCAGCACGAGCACCGCCCCCCGTATCAGGGCGCGGCGCGCCGGGGGACGCCCCAGGCTAGTACAACCAGGGGCCCCAGGTGTCCAGGGGATCCACATCATCGACAGGCATCTCAAAACGATGCACCGTTTGCACCCCGCCGCTGGTGATGGGCATGATCACGGTGAGGCGGTTGGGGAAGTCGCCTTGGGCGATCTGGGGATCGGTCAGCGGAGCCAAGAGCCATTGGCCGTCGCGCTTGAGCTCCCGGGCCGGTTGCAGGTCGTCGTCGATGGTCTGGCCGGGGCCCACCTGGGTGGGCTGCAGCATGCTCACCGGCGACCAGAGGGGCACGCCCTGGTGGGCCACGTGGTACTTGTAGCCCTGGGTGTTCACGTAGTAGGTGTTGGCCCAGTCGATGGTGATGGTACCCACGGTCTCGTTGGCCAGCTTGAGCTCGAAGGTGAAGGTGCGGTCGGTATCTACGCGTAGGCGCACCTTGATGTTGCCCGCGCCGCCGCTGCTGTTTACGCCGCCGGCGGGGCTGTTGTAGGTGTATTGATCCAGCCCGGTGTCGTAGGTCATGGCCGCCTTGGGATAGGTGTCCAGCATCATGGTGGACTCGTCGCGGTAATACTGCACCGCTCTGGGCCCGCCCCCGCAGGCGAAGATGGTGCCCATGAGCATGAGCAACGAAAGGCCCAAACCGACGACGGATGTAGCGCGCATATCCCCACCGCTCCCTGAAGTTTCCCCGCCCAAGTGCGAGTCCCCCCTTTTAACATGTTTTCAGGGCCCTGCCCATAGTCCCCTCGGGGTGGGGCCAAAATAAAAGCCCACCCCCGGGGGGCGGGCTCTGTGCGGCCGGGCCGCGGCTGAATCAGCCGGCCTTTACCTCGATGGTCTTGCTGGTGCTCTTGGTCGCCTTGGGAAGCTGGACCAGCAATACGCCGTCCTTGTGGCTGGCCTGCAGTTTTTCCACGTCCACTTCCCTGGGCAGGCGCACGCTGCGGCTGAAGCCGCCGAAACGCCGCTCCACCACATGGTAGTTGCCCTTGTCTTCCTCGTGTTCCTCGCGCTTTTCCCCGCTCAGGGTGAGCAAGCCGTCGTTGTACTCCACCTTGATGTCCTCGGGCTTGAGCCCCGGCACCTCGGCGCTGACCTCAAACGCGGCCTCGGTCTCTTTTACGTTGATCGCCGGCAGGAAGGAAGCCTCCGGCATCTCGCTGGTCTGACCGGGCTCGAAAAAGCGGCTGAATAGGTCGTCAACCTCCCTACGAAGGCGGTTGACTCCCCTAACCTGCGGGTAGGGAATCAGATAGGCCATCATCGCCCTCCATTTTGGGTTTGTTGATTGATAACAACATCATATGTTGTCCCTATAACTAAAAAGTTAATCCGGGAACCTGCGGTTGCAAGTCCCCGGATCAAATTTTTAGGCCAAATTTTTCAGGTCGTCGAAGCCGAGCGTCTAATCCTGGTACAGCTCGGTGGACTGATAGCGCTCGCCGGTGCTGGGCAGCACCACCACGATGGTCTTGCCCACGTTTTCCGGGCGGCGGGAGAGCTGCCAGGCGGCCCAGGTGGCCGCCCCAGAGCTGATGCCGCACAACAGGCCCTCGTGGCGGGCCAGCAGGCGGGCGGTGTCCATGGCTTGGTCGTTGCTCACGGTGACCACCTCGTCGATAACCCCGCGGTCCAGCACCTGGGGCACGAAACCCGCGCCTATGCCCTGGATCTTGTGGGGGCCGGGCTCGCCGCCGCTCAATACCGGGCTGTCGGCGGGTTCCACGGCCACGGCCTTGAGCCCGGGCTTTTGGCTCTTGAGATAGCTACCCGCCCCGGTGATGGTGCCCCCGGTGCCCACCCCGCACACCAGGATGTCCACCGCCCCGCCGGTGTCCCGCCAGATCTCCGGGCCGGTGGTGTTGCGGTGGACGGCCGAGTTGGCCGGGTTGGCGAACTGGTCGGGCATGTAGGCCTTGGGGCTTTCGGCCACGATTTCCCGGGCCTTGTCGATGGCCCCCTTCATGCCCTGGGCCGCCGGGGTGAGCACCAGCTCGGCCCCCAGGTGCTTGAGCAGCTTGCGGCGCTCGATACTCATGGACTCGGGCATGGTCAGCAGCAGACGGTATTTTTTCACCGCGCAGACAAAGGCCAGGCCGATGCCGGTGTTGCCGCTGGTGGGCTCCACGATCAGGGTGTCGCGGTCGATCTTGCCCTCGGTCTCGGCCGCGCCGATCATGGACACGGCGATGCGGTCCTTCACCGATCCCAGGGGGTTCTGATACTCCAGCTTGGCCACCACCGTGGCCACCATGCCCTCCAGGCAGTTTTCGCTAAGCAGCACCAGGGGGGTGTCCCCCACCACGCGCACGACGTCGGGATTGATGTGGGTGCTCATGCCGTATCCTTTCCGGGCCGCCGGGAGCCCACGTATACCAGTTGGGGCTTTTCCAAAAAAACCTTGGTGTCCGGGGGCACCGACTCGGTGAGCCACACGTTGCCCCCGATGACGCTGCGCGCTCCCACCACCGTCTTGCCGCCCAGGATGGTGGCCCCGGAATAGATGATCACGTTGTCCTCGATGGTGGGGTGGCGCTTGGCCCCCCTCAGGCTCTCCACCTCCTCCTTGGACAGCGACAGGGCCCCCAGGGTCACCCCCTGGTAGAGCCGCACGTGGTCGCCGATCTCGGTGGTCTCGCCGATGACCACGCCGGTGCCGTGATCGATGAAAAAGCTATTGCCGATCTCGGCCCCGGGATGAATGTCGATGCCGGTGTGGGCGTGGGCGTACTCGCTCATCATGCGCGGCAGGATGGGCACCCCCAGATGGCGCAGCAGATGGGCCAGGCGGTACACGGTGACCGCGAACAGGCCGGGATAGGAGAAGATGATCTCGTCCACCCCCCCGCTGGCCGGGTCGCCCTCCTGGGCGGCCAGCACGTCCAGGGTGAGCAGGCGGCGTATCTCGGGCAGGCCCTGCACGAACTCCAGGGCGGCGCGCTGCCCCCGGTCGCCGCAATGAGTGCAGCTCTGGTCGTGGCGGAAGCAGTCGTGGCGCACCGCCCAGGTTATCTGGTCGGCCATCGTGTCGTAGAGCTTCATGAGCACCATGCCCATGTGGTACTCCAGGTTGACCGCCTCGATCTTGTGGCCGTCGAAGTAGCCGGGAAACAGGGCCTTGCGGGATCTGGTCACTATCTCCACCACCGCCTCGCGGCTGGGCAGGGGCACCGGGCTGATGTGCTCGAAACATTCCTTGGTACCGCAGCTGGCCACCAGCTCGTTGAC contains:
- a CDS encoding TolC family protein, translated to MIRAWCGAILVGLMCLAAVPAPGEEPRLTLGEALAVALEQNPTLETYRQEVAQAEGRLTQSSSRWWPQLSGEAGYSRNYSENRRTAYLEGSNSDQYNYYSTELALTQKIYDFGRTGGTVEASRQELSATRHDLVTQREKVLLEVKAQYFEVLKNQHLVTVAQKTLASQAKHVEQAKGYYSTGLRPKIDVTRAQVDLANARLALISAQYNRRRARVALEKVMGKRPYPGDYTLADIQNSPPLPPDLPPLVAEALKQRPETASLQAGIQAAQGRLTSARGGYWPSLDAGADYGLSNTDFPLDNGWSAGMFLTWPLFSGFLTQGQVSEYQAQVRQRQAQYKELELTISQQVEEAWLVLRESAERIDVAEVARLNAEENFRLAQGRYEAGVGDAIEFTDAQVSLFDARSAVVRARYDYLQAFAALERAIGRPLAGSRVASR
- a CDS encoding Hsp20/alpha crystallin family protein, yielding MMAYLIPYPQVRGVNRLRREVDDLFSRFFEPGQTSEMPEASFLPAINVKETEAAFEVSAEVPGLKPEDIKVEYNDGLLTLSGEKREEHEEDKGNYHVVERRFGGFSRSVRLPREVDVEKLQASHKDGVLLVQLPKATKSTSKTIEVKAG
- the cysK gene encoding cysteine synthase A, translated to MSTHINPDVVRVVGDTPLVLLSENCLEGMVATVVAKLEYQNPLGSVKDRIAVSMIGAAETEGKIDRDTLIVEPTSGNTGIGLAFVCAVKKYRLLLTMPESMSIERRKLLKHLGAELVLTPAAQGMKGAIDKAREIVAESPKAYMPDQFANPANSAVHRNTTGPEIWRDTGGAVDILVCGVGTGGTITGAGSYLKSQKPGLKAVAVEPADSPVLSGGEPGPHKIQGIGAGFVPQVLDRGVIDEVVTVSNDQAMDTARLLARHEGLLCGISSGAATWAAWQLSRRPENVGKTIVVVLPSTGERYQSTELYQD
- the epsC gene encoding serine O-acetyltransferase EpsC, whose translation is MPESAHGDNCKLEEKLSLELHQELPAVVNELVASCGTKECFEHISPVPLPSREAVVEIVTRSRKALFPGYFDGHKIEAVNLEYHMGMVLMKLYDTMADQITWAVRHDCFRHDQSCTHCGDRGQRAALEFVQGLPEIRRLLTLDVLAAQEGDPASGGVDEIIFSYPGLFAVTVYRLAHLLRHLGVPILPRMMSEYAHAHTGIDIHPGAEIGNSFFIDHGTGVVIGETTEIGDHVRLYQGVTLGALSLSKEEVESLRGAKRHPTIEDNVIIYSGATILGGKTVVGARSVIGGNVWLTESVPPDTKVFLEKPQLVYVGSRRPGKDTA